A single Fusobacterium simiae DNA region contains:
- a CDS encoding TIGR00366 family protein translates to MNSKNNQINYDGSILWRFSKKFQFAAENIIPDPLVFCLILTLILFISGIIFTDTSITNMLKYWYDGIWSQIAFAFQMSFMVVTCSVTAKSKFIKKILKKLSGLVKTPGMAIIILMIFGYVSSFLNWAFGTIITPIFAMYLTKRIKGLHFPMLVASGYSTMILGQCMGPSASVYALLASKDHFLVDKIGVLTQNITTYNPMNVILWSILAIGTIILTILIKPPVNEIIEFSGDIENDIEIEEKIEKNNFANFMNENSTIMYLIGLGGLINIIFTFIEKGILGSLSLNFVIFIFLTLNFFLYRTPNQFITAYRNNLSLATDVMIQFPFYGGISGMMTNSGLGVLLVGYFTNISTATTLPLWSYISASILNLFIPSQGGQWIVQGNILIDAAIQLKANIPDVVNAFVYGDEATNLLQPLYVIPALSVVGMKLKDVWGYMAFIWIFWLIITSIGLVLIPSFL, encoded by the coding sequence ATGAACAGTAAAAACAATCAAATCAATTATGATGGTTCAATTCTATGGAGATTTAGTAAAAAATTCCAGTTTGCTGCTGAAAATATTATCCCTGATCCTTTAGTTTTTTGTTTAATTTTAACTCTAATACTTTTTATTTCTGGAATTATTTTCACTGACACTAGTATTACTAATATGTTAAAATATTGGTATGATGGTATATGGTCTCAAATTGCTTTTGCTTTTCAAATGTCTTTTATGGTTGTAACTTGTTCTGTTACTGCTAAATCTAAATTTATCAAAAAAATATTAAAAAAACTATCTGGTTTAGTTAAAACCCCAGGAATGGCAATAATTATTTTAATGATCTTTGGTTATGTTTCTAGTTTTTTAAACTGGGCTTTTGGAACTATTATTACACCAATTTTTGCTATGTATTTAACAAAAAGGATTAAAGGATTACATTTTCCAATGTTAGTTGCATCTGGTTATTCAACTATGATTTTAGGACAATGTATGGGTCCAAGTGCTTCCGTTTATGCTTTATTAGCAAGTAAAGATCATTTTTTAGTTGATAAAATAGGAGTTTTAACTCAAAATATAACTACTTATAATCCAATGAATGTTATTTTATGGAGTATTTTAGCAATAGGAACAATCATTTTAACTATTTTAATTAAACCTCCTGTTAATGAAATTATAGAATTTTCTGGTGATATTGAAAATGATATTGAAATTGAAGAAAAAATAGAAAAAAATAATTTTGCTAATTTTATGAATGAAAATTCTACTATTATGTATTTAATTGGTTTAGGAGGATTGATAAATATCATTTTTACTTTCATTGAAAAAGGTATCTTGGGCTCTTTAAGTTTAAATTTTGTAATTTTTATATTTTTGACACTTAATTTCTTTTTATATCGTACCCCTAATCAGTTTATTACAGCTTATAGAAATAATTTATCTCTTGCAACAGATGTTATGATACAATTTCCATTTTATGGGGGTATTTCTGGTATGATGACTAATTCAGGATTGGGAGTTCTTCTTGTTGGGTATTTTACAAATATCTCAACAGCTACAACTTTACCATTGTGGTCTTATATATCTGCCTCTATATTAAATTTATTTATACCTTCTCAAGGTGGACAATGGATAGTTCAAGGAAACATATTAATAGATGCTGCTATTCAGCTCAAAGCTAATATACCAGATGTTGTAAATGCTTTTGTATATGGTGATGAAGCAACTAATTTATTGCAACCTCTTTATGTAATTCCTGCTTTATCTGTTGTTGGAATGAAATTAAAAGATGTTTGGGGATATATGGCATTTATATGGATTTTTTGGTTAATTATAACATCAATAGGTCTAGTTTTAATCCCTAGTTTTTTATAG